One Nitrospira sp. genomic window, TTGTCTGGAACCTCCTGTTGCTGAGGCGGCACGGATTCCGTCAAGTCGTGATCAACTTGCATCATCTGGGGCCGATGATCGAACAGGCTTTGGGCACGGGTTCGAAATTTGGGATGCAGATCATCTATTCGCATGAGCCGGTCATTCTGGGCACCGGCGGTGGAATCAAACAAGCGGAGCCTCATTTTTCGGGAGAGCCCGTGTTGATTCTCAATGGGGATACGCTGGTGGAATTGGACCTTGAGGCGCTCTGTGATTTTCACCGTAGCAGCCACGCGGCGGCAACGTTGGTGCTTCGGGAAGACTCAGACGCGGTTAGCTGGGGGCTAGTTGAGGTGGAAGAGAAGGAGAGGAAGATTCTGCGTATCACCGGAAAAGGGCGTGCGGATTCCGTTCCCACGATGTCGCGCATGTTCGCTGGGATTCACATCTTGCACCCTCGGTTGCTCCGGCAGGTGCCGAAAGGAGTGGCCTCTTCGATCATCGATCCCTATGTGAGGGCCATTGAGCAAGGAGAGCTGGTGCTCGGGTATGATCTGCAGGGCTATTGGTCGGATATTGGCACGACCGAGCGCTACACGCAGGCGGAGCGGGATGTCCGAGCGGGACTGATTCGTTTAGAAGCCCGTCAGCCAGCCGCATCGCGCGTGCCACTCTGCTAG contains:
- a CDS encoding NDP-sugar synthase — its product is MKAMILAAGLGTRLRPLTYTIPKPLLPVGGVPLIVWNLLLLRRHGFRQVVINLHHLGPMIEQALGTGSKFGMQIIYSHEPVILGTGGGIKQAEPHFSGEPVLILNGDTLVELDLEALCDFHRSSHAAATLVLREDSDAVSWGLVEVEEKERKILRITGKGRADSVPTMSRMFAGIHILHPRLLRQVPKGVASSIIDPYVRAIEQGELVLGYDLQGYWSDIGTTERYTQAERDVRAGLIRLEARQPAASRVPLC